In Elaeis guineensis isolate ETL-2024a chromosome 1, EG11, whole genome shotgun sequence, a genomic segment contains:
- the LOC105032172 gene encoding UDP-glucuronate 4-epimerase 4-like produces the protein MPLSLYNPSLKHACWALLLCTGVFIINGNLSDPNLFNKLLDIVSFTHVLRLASLPADAPLGHLNPAVFAYVDVEALISLFKPACAIDSSSTIIWVSSTFVYGLNPTSTPIVESNPIDHLATLFASGKNTTEEIAYAYRYTYGLSITTLHLFTDYNP, from the coding sequence ATGCCTCTGTCACTCTACAACCCATCTCTCAAGCATGCTTGTTGGGCCCTTCTCCTCTGCACTGGCGTCTTCATCATCAATGGCAACCTCTCCGACCCCAACCTCTTCAACAAGCTCCTTGACATCGTGTCCTTCACCCATGTCCTCCGCCTTGCCTCCCTCCCTGCTGATGCCCCCCTCGGCCATCTCAACCCTGCTGTCTTTGCCTATGTTGATGTTGAAGCCCTCATTTCTCTTTTCAAGCCTGCTTGTGCCATCGATTCCTCATCAACCATCATCTGGGTCTCTTCCACCTTTGTTTATGGCCTCAACCCGACCTCGACCCCCATCGTCGAGTCCAATCCCATCGACCACCTTGCCACCCTCTTTGCTTCTGGCAAGAACACTACTGAGGAGATAGCCTATGCCTATAGGTACACATATGGCCTCTCTATCACCACCCTCCACCTCTTCACTGACTACAATCCATAG